A section of the Kluyveromyces lactis strain NRRL Y-1140 chromosome F complete sequence genome encodes:
- a CDS encoding putative hydroxyacid dehydrogenase (similar to uniprot|P53100 Saccharomyces cerevisiae YGL185C Putative hydroxyacid dehydrogenase), protein MDRPWILFIAEPEYSLQEYKLLQKEFNTVNYTLERDVDGTGKEAFLTFLDQHSKQKGPIVGIFGGYPQFAPLGGLSAEILDDHRWPGSIKCICLCSVGYNWLDLKSLREKGIQLYNYDDMIQDSGIVANDVADCVLWHVLDGFRKFSSQAHALRSARNTIKARSEIVLEHGENNSPRFEFGHRWKRGTFNESCRNKRCLIMGLGRIGIQCGRKLDSGLGMEIHYTQRNPVTKEQISSDTYIQKWQFHPISELLESDFQDAHGSSPCLETFDCIVICLPGNASTHHMINKTFLSRCKFGVVICNVGRGSIIDDDALQHIMAQEPGRVRHVAMDVFHDEPIVEQWLSEDCHYNTITPHIASSTRAVWEASNRLALQVLSHVCASSSSEPSKNSVPGRFGSKPDSEPFSKAPAPARKTSLSQLPRVL, encoded by the coding sequence ATGGACAGGCCATGGATACTATTCATAGCTGAACCTGAATACAGTTTACAGGAATATAAGCTTTTGCAAAAAGAGTTCAACACGGTTAATTACACACTTGAACGAGATGTTGATGGCACTGGTAAGGAAGCATTTCTAACTTTCTTGGACCAGCATTCGAAGCAAAAGGGTCCAATTGTCGGAATATTTGGAGGGTATCCACAATTCGCTCCCTTAGGTGGTTTGAGTGCAGAAATCTTGGATGATCATCGTTGGCCTGGGTCGATCAAGTGCATATGTCTGTGTTCTGTAGGTTACAATTGGCTCGACCTGAAGTCACTACGGGAAAAGGGCATTCAACTGTACAATTATGACGACATGATACAGGACTCTGGAATTGTAGCCAACGACGTTGCAGATTGCGTCCTCTGGCACGTTCTAGATGGGTTTCGGAAATTCTCAAGTCAGGCACATGCATTGAGATCAGCAAGAAACACTATCAAGGCTCGTTCAGAAATCGTACTGGAACACGGTGAAAACAATTCACCAAGGTTCGAATTTGGGCACAGATGGAAACGAGGAACCTTTAATGAAAGTTGTCGGAACAAGAGATGTCTCATTATGGGACTTGGACGTATTGGAATCCAGTGTGGTAGGAAATTGGATTCCGGATTAGGAATGGAAATACATTACACGCAGAGAAATCCGGTtacaaaagaacaaataaGCTCGGACACTTATATCCAGAAGTGGCAATTCCATCCAATCTCTGAGCTACTTGAGTCTGATTTTCAGGATGCGCATGGAAGCAGTCCATGCCTTGAAACGTTTGATTGCATTGTAATATGTCTACCAGGAAATGCATCAACACATCACATGATCAACAAAACTTTTCTGTCAAGATGCAAGTTCGGCGTTGTTATCTGTAACGTCGGAAGAGGCTCAATAATCGACGATGATGCATTACAGCATATTATGGCACAAGAACCCGGCAGAGTTAGACATGTAGCAATGGACGTGTTTCACGATGAGCCAATTGTAGAACAATGGTTATCTGAGGATTGCCATTATAACACCATCACCCCCCATATAGCTAGCAGCACAAGAGCTGTCTGGGAAGCGAGCAATAGACTGGCGCTACAAGTTTTGAGTCACGTGTGtgcttcttcctcttccgAACCTTCCAAGAATTCAGTACCCGGAAGATTCGGTTCCAAGCCCGACTCTGAACCGTTCTCAAAAGCACCAGCCCCTGCCCGGAAAACATCGCTTTCACAGCTCCCCCGGGTTCTCTAG
- the GDI1 gene encoding Gdi1p (highly similar to uniprot|P39958 Saccharomyces cerevisiae YER136W GDI1 GDP dissociation inhibitor regulates vesicle traffic in secretory pathways by regulating the dissociation of GDP from the Sec4/Ypt/rab family of GTP binding proteins) produces MDENYDVIVLGTGLTECILSGLLSIEGKKVLHVDRQDHYGGESSSVTLTQLYSKFKQHPLSKEDIESKFGKDRDWNVDLIPKFLMANGELTNILVHTDVTRYIEFKQVAGSYVYNRGKVYKVPANEMEAISSSLLGIFEKRRMKKFLEWISAYNEEDIATHQGLNLDQNTMDEVYYKFGLGNSTREFIGHAMALWTNDDYLQQPARPSVERIILYVQSISRFGKSPYIYPMYGLGELPQGFARLSAIYGGTYMLNTPIEKVLYSDDGKFEGIVTKEGTAKAPIVIADPTYFPEKCKTTGEKVIRAICITKQPVPNTSNADSCQIIIPQSQVGRKNDIYIATVSDAHKVTSKGHYLASVSTIIETDKPHIELEPAFKMLGPIEERFMGISEIFEPIEDGTKDNIYISKSYDSSSHFESMTDDVKDIYFRITGHPLVLKKREDVAEE; encoded by the coding sequence ATGGACGAAAATTATGATGTTATCGTCCTTGGGACAGGTCTTACCGAGTGTATATTATCTGGCTTACTCTCAATCGAGGGGAAAAAAGTCTTACATGTTGACAGACAGGACCATTATGGTGGTGAATCATCCAGTGTCACATTAACGCAACTATACTCTAAATTCAAACAACATCCTTTGAGTAAGGAAGACATTGAGTCAAAGTTTGGCAAGGATAGAGATTGGAACGTGGATTTGATTCCTAAGTTCTTGATGGCGAATGGTGAATTGACTAACATTTTGGTTCATACTGACGTCACCAGATATATCGAGTTCAAGCAAGTTGCTGGCTCGTACGTTTACAACAGAGGTAAAGTATATAAAGTTCCTGCTAACGAAATGGAGGctatttcatcttctttattgGGTATCTTCGagaaaagaaggatgaagaagttcttggaaTGGATCAGTGCATacaatgaagaagatatcgCCACACATCAGGGCTTAAACTTGGATCAAAACACTATGGATGAGGTATACTACAAATTTGGCTTAGGAAATTCAACCAGAGAATTTATTGGACACGCAATGGCCCTTTGGACCAATGACGATTATCTGCAACAACCTGCTAGACCATCAGTGGAAAGAATTATCCTATATGTGCAATCGATTTCCAGGTTTGGTAAATCTCCATATATTTACCCTATGTATGGGTTGGGCGAATTGCCTCAAGGATTTGCTAGATTATCAGCTATTTACGGTGGGACATACATGCTAAATACCCCAATTGAAAAGGTTTTATACTCAGACGATGGTAAATTCGAAGGTATTGTCACCAAAGAAGGTACTGCAAAAGCACCAATAGTCATCGCAGATCCAACATACTTCCCTGAGAAATGTAAAACTACAGGTGAAAAGGTGATCAGAGCAATTTGCATCACTAAACAACCTGTTCCTAACACTAGTAATGCTGATTCTTGCCAAATAATTATACCACAATCACaagttggaagaaagaacGACATTTATATTGCTACTGTCTCTGACGCCCATAAAGTTACTTCGAAGGGTCATTACCTCGCCAGTGTATCAACCATCATTGAAACTGATAAACCTCATATCGAATTAGAGCCGGCTTTCAAAATGTTGGGCCCAATTGAGGAGAGGTTCATGGGTATTTcagaaatctttgaaccGATCGAAGATGGCACTAAAGACAACATTTACATCTCTAAATCTTACGATTCCTCATCTCACTTCGAATCCATGACCGACGATGTCAAGGATATCTACTTTAGGATTACTGGTCACCCCCTTGTTTTAAAGAAGAGAGAAGATGTTGCAGAGGAGTAA
- the LSM2 gene encoding Sm-like protein LSM2 (highly similar to uniprot|P38203 Saccharomyces cerevisiae YBL026W LSM2 Component of small nuclear ribonucleoprotein complexes involved in RNA processing splicing and decay), which translates to MLLFSFFKTLVDHEVKVELKNGIELTGTLKSVDQFLNLKLDNISSNNNEKYPHLSSVRNMFIRGSTVRYVHLKKSMVDTNLLQDATRRELMSERK; encoded by the coding sequence AtgctattattttcatttttcaagacCCTGGTTGATCATGAAGTCAAAGTCGAACTAAAGAACGGTATTGAACTAACAGGTACTCTAAAATCAGTCGACCAATTTTTGAACTTAAAATTAGACAACATTTCGTCCaacaataatgaaaaatatccaCATCTATCAAGCGTGAGGAACATGTTCATCAGAGGTTCTACTGTGAGGTATGTacatttgaagaaatctatGGTGGATACCAACCTACTTCAAGATGCAACCAGAAGAGAATTAATGagtgaaagaaagtaa
- a CDS encoding uncharacterized protein (similar to uniprot|P40083 Saccharomyces cerevisiae YER137C Hypothetical ORF), with the protein MADADKIIKQSEALDQLAKLVLSQSQKKQSTLPSLKEEYENKLKNVDELISMITSVELDKEKFSKMISKQIEIIQKDGQEYALIPVQRTPKQAKFGKRKSKANNIKCSYCNETGHLRSKCEKKLLGVPP; encoded by the coding sequence ATGGCGGATGCAGACAAGATTATTAAACAGTCTGAGGCGCTTGATCAACTAGCCAAACTAGTGTTATCTCAGTCCCAAAAAAAGCAGTCGACTCTCCCGTCTTTAAAAGAGGAATACGAGAACAAACTGAAGAACGTTGATGAGCTCATCTCGATGATTACATCCGTTGAACTGGATAAAGAGAAGTTCTCAAAAATGATTTCGAAACAAATTGAGATTATTCAGAAAGACGGTCAAGAATATGCTCTAATTCCAGTACAAAGAACTCCTAAACAAGCCAAATTTGGAAAACGAAAGTCTAAAGCTAACAACATTAAATGTTCTTATTGCAATGAAACTGGACACCTCCGATCAAAATGTGAGAAGAAACTCTTGGGAGTTCCACCATGA
- a CDS encoding PITH domain-containing protein (conserved hypothetical protein) encodes MSGFSCEDELHSHNHDHGHSHGDDHGHGHNHDHGHSHEPPAETFSNQSLYTHIDMTKVQVLNGVSNDRSSLVSKSFLKPQDEKYNTSLYLESDADCQVLLQIPFTASVKIFAIILRVNKGGSGYSTPRHIQLYKNYNKNLDFDTINDLKAEYTVEFPDNVGIEPDYNNESLFDDDTFIKFDLPRNIFQNCENLTVLVKDNWSGDEDDLNRLYFCELRGEATGKLRNSGVPIVAVYEAAPNPADVKLESQTINYAS; translated from the coding sequence ATGTCAGGCTTCAGTTGTGAAGACGAGTTGCATTCTCATAACCATGACCACGGTCACAGTCATGGCGATGATCACGGACATGGTCATAACCACGATCATGGACATTCTCATGAACCACCTGCAGAAACGTTCTCTAACCAGTCCCTATATACACATATTGACATGACAAAAGTACAAGTCCTGAATGGAGTTAGCAATGATAGGTCAAgtttggtttcaaaaaGCTTTTTGAAGCCGCAAGATGAGAAGTATAATACTTCCCTTTACTTAGAGTCAGACGCAGACTGTCAAGTGTTACTTCAGATTCCCTTTACTGCATCTGTTAAAATATTTGCAATTATATTACGAGTTAACAAGGGTGGATCAGGGTATAGTACACCAAGACACATTCAGTTGTATAAGAACTACAATAAGAATTTGGACTTTGATACCATAAACGATCTGAAGGCGGAGTACACCGTCGAGTTTCCAGACAACGTCGGTATTGAACCAGATTATAATAATGAATCATTATTTGATGATGACACATTTATCAAGTTTGACTTGCCAAGGAATATCTTCCAGAATTGTGAGAACTTGACTGTCTTAGTGAAGGATAACTGGTCGGGTGATGAGGATGACCTTAATAGATTATATTTCTGTGAGTTAAGAGGTGAAGCGACAGGGAAACTAAGAAATTCAGGAGTTCCAATTGTTGCAGTGTATGAGGCGGCTCCGAACCCTGCTGATGTGAAATTGGAATCGCAAACTATTAATTACGCCTCGTAA
- the HEM2 gene encoding porphobilinogen synthase HEM2 (highly similar to uniprot|P05373 Saccharomyces cerevisiae YGL040C HEM2 Delta-aminolevulinate dehydratase a homo-octameric enzyme catalyzes the conversion of delta-aminolevulinic acid to porphobilinogen the second step in the heme biosynthetic pathway localizes to both the cytoplasm and nucleus) translates to MVHVARFLDERPTDIPSILAGGYNHPLLREWQNERQLTKNMFIFPLFVSDQDDEETIIPSLPNIKRFGINRLKDYVAGLVAKGLRSVILFGVPLKDGAKDQVATSADDPEGPVIQAIKLLRKEFPDLYIICDVCLCEYTSHGHCGVLYEDGTINREKSVQRIAAVAVNYAIAGAHCVAPSDMIDGRIREIKMGLIEHGLAHKTFVMSYSAKFSGNLYGPFRDAACSQPGKGDRKCYQLPSGGRGLARRALKRDLQEGSDGIIVKPSTFYLDVMSDAAEICRDLPVCAYHVSGEYAMLHAAAEKGVVDLKSIAFESHYGFLRAGARLIISYFTPEFLEWLDEN, encoded by the coding sequence ATGGTCCATGTTGCTAGATTCTTGGACGAACGTCCTACCGATATTCCTTCTATTCTTGCCGGTGGTTATAACCATCCTTTATTGAGAGAATGGCAGAATGAGAGACAGTTAACAAAGAATATGTTCATCTTCCCGTTGTTCGTTAGTGATCAGGATGATGAGGAAACTATTATACCATCATTGCCAAATATCAAGAGATTTGGTATTAACAGATTAAAAGATTATGTCGCCGGGTTGGTTGCCAAGGGTCTACGTTCTGTTATTTTATTCGGAGTGCCTTTGAAGGACGGAGCTAAGGACCAAGTTGCTACTTCTGCTGATGATCCAGAAGGACCTGTAATCCAAGCTATCAAGTTACTTCGTAAAGAATTCCCTGATTTGTACATTATCTGCGATGTTTGTTTGTGTGAATACACTAGCCATGGCCATTGTGGTGTCTTGTATGAAGATGGCACCATTAACAGAGAAAAATCGGTTCAAAGAATTGCTGCCGTTGCTGTCAATTATGCCATTGCTGGTGCTCATTGTGTGGCGCCAAGTGATATGATTGATGGTAGGATCAGAGAGATTAAGATGGGATTGATCGAGCATGGATTGGCTCATAAGACCTTTGTGATGAGTTATTCCGCTAAATTCAGTGGTAACTTGTATGGTCCATTCAGAGATGCCGCTTGTTCTCAACCAGGAAAAGGTGATCGTAAGTGCTATCAATTGCCTTCAGGAGGTCGTGGCCTAGCTAGACGTGCTTTAAAGAGAGATTTGCAAGAAGGATCAGATGGTATCATCGTCAAACCTTCTACTTTCTATTTGGATGTGATGTCCGATGCAGCTGAAATCTGTCGCGACCTCCCAGTGTGTGCTTACCATGTCAGTGGTGAATACGCTATGTTACATGCTGCTGCAGAGAAGGGTgttgttgatttgaaaagtaTTGCCTTTGAATCGCACTATGGGTTCCTCAGAGCTGGTGCTCGCTTAATCATCAGTTACTTCACTCCAGAATTTTTGGAATGGCTTGAcgaaaattga
- the VPS20 gene encoding ESCRT-III subunit protein VPS20 (similar to uniprot|Q04272 Saccharomyces cerevisiae YMR077C VPS20 vaculolar protein sorting (putative)) gives MGQQGSRIKVTESDKAMLQLKMAKDELHRYSRRTENLIGVERAELRTLCIKLKGKQLKQDNRARLLLKRIHYQERLLEQCSDQIINLETMVQSIEFKLIEKKFIDGLQKGNQLLKKLNVELNLEKVESIMDTAAEQIEIQREIDDALSNAVVGSTINDEVDRELEQLDREVNGTKETAPGVQDRLDQLPSTKELGELKASEPEKENGESQKETPKEEPLLA, from the coding sequence ATGGGACAACAAGGAAGTCGAATAAAAGTTACAGAGTCCGATAAGGCAATGTTGCAACTGAAGATGGCTAAAGATGAGTTACATAGATATTCTCGTCGTACTGAAAATTTGATAGGGGTCGAAAGAGCTGAGTTAAGGACTCTTTGCATTAAACTTAAGGGGaagcaattgaaacagGATAATCGTGCGAGATTGTTGTTAAAGCGGATACATTATCAGGAACGATTATTGGAACAGTGTTCTGATCAGATAATAAATTTGGAGACAATGGTCCAATCCATTGAATTTAAACtaatagaaaagaaatttatCGATGGACTACAGAAGGGAAATCAATTGTTAAAGAAGCTTAACGTTGAGTTGAATCTAGAGAAAGTAGAGAGTATTATGGATACTGCTGCAGAACAGAtagaaattcaaagagaGATAGACGATGCTTTATCAAACGCGGTTGTCGGATCTACGATaaatgatgaagttgaTAGAGAATTGGAACAGTTAGACCGTGAGGTTAACGGTACCAAGGAGACTGCACCTGGTGTGCAAGATAGACTGGATCAACTCCCATCAACAAAGGAATTGGGAGAACTCAAGGCTTCGGAAccagaaaaggaaaatggAGAGTCCCAAAAGGAAACTccaaaagaagaaccacTATTAGCATGA
- the CYS4 gene encoding cystathionine beta-synthase CYS4 (similar to uniprot|P32582 Saccharomyces cerevisiae YGR155W CYS4 Cystathionine beta-synthase catalyzes the synthesis of cystathionine from serine and homocysteine the first committed step in cysteine biosynthesis) produces MGYDTRHDVIDLVGNTPLIRLQKLPKAIGIKPKVYAKLELYNPGGSIKDRIAKSMIEAAEEEGIIHPSRSTLIEPTSGNTGIGLALIGAIKGYRTIITLPEKMSNEKVSVLKALGAEIIRTPTAAAWDSPESHIGVALRLEKEIPGGIILDQYNNMKNPEAHYFGTGKEIHHQLEDLSLFSKLKAVVAGAGTGGTISGISKYIKEQNDKIAIVGADPVGSILAVPEKLNETDVTEYKVEGIGYDFVPKVLNRDSVDHWVKTDDKSSFKYARQLISNEGVLVGGSSGSAFTALVDYCNEHPELTEDDVIVVIFPDSVRSYLTKFVDDEWLKTNGLWDDAIATPIVQKETDVFEDATVKDLNLKPVVSVEEDASVATVIKILRDNSFDQLPVLTKDGKLCGLVTLSQLLKKLSTSKDVSSIKSLFFDFRKLNNFDDISSYNADKSHKKIFVRFDVNTTLSELNSFFEKNSAAIITEGLNPVHIVTKVDLLSYLAK; encoded by the coding sequence ATGGGTTACGATACTCGCCATGATGTTATCGACTTAGTCGGCAACACTCCTTTAATTCGCTTGCAAAAATTGCCAAAGGCAATTGGTATCAAACCTAAGGTCTATGCCAAGTTAGAGTTGTACAACCCAGGTGGTTCCATCAAGGACCGTATTGCTAAGTCCATGATCGAAgctgctgaagaagaaggtatcATTCATCCATCCAGATCCACTTTGATTGAACCAACTTCCGGTAACACCGGTATTGGTTTGGCTTTGATCGGTGCCATTAAGGGTTACAGAACTATCATTACTCTACCTGAAAAGATGTCTAACGAAAAGGTTTCTGTCTTGAAGGCTCTAGGTGCTGAAATTATCAGAACTCCAACTGCTGCTGCCTGGGATTCTCCAGAATCTCATATCGGTGTTGCCTTACGtttagaaaaggaaattcCAGGTGGTATCATCTTGGATCAATACAATAACATGAAGAATCCAGAAGCTCACTACTTCGGTACTGGTAAGGAAATCCACCaccaattggaagatttaTCTTTGTTCTCCAAGTTGAAAGCTGTTGTCGCTGGTGCTGGTACAGGTGGTACTATCTCCGGTATCTCGAAATATATCAAGGAACAGAACGACAAAATTGCCATTGTCGGCGCTGATCCTGTTGGTTCCATTTTGGCTGTCCCAGAAAAATTAAACGAAACCGATGTCACTGAATACAAGGTAGAAGGTATTGGTTACgattttgttccaaaggtTTTGAACCGTGATTCTGTTGACCATTGGGTCAAGACTGATGACAAatcctctttcaaatatGCTCGTCAATTGATCTCCAACGAAGGTGTTCTAGTTGGTGGTAGTAGTGGTAGTGCATTTACTGCTTTGGTTGATTACTGTAACGAACATCCAGAATTGactgaagatgatgttATCGTCGTTATCTTCCCAGATTCCGTCAGATCCTACTTGACTAAGTTCGTCGATGATGAATGGCTAAAGACCAACGGCCTATGGGATGATGCCATTGCCACTCCAATTGTGCAAAAAGAAACCGatgtttttgaagatgcCACCGTGAAGGATTTGAACTTGAAACCAGTGGTctctgttgaagaagacgCTTCTGTTGCTACTGTCATCAAGATTTTAAGAGATAACTCGTTCGATCAACTACCTGTGTTAACAAAGGATGGAAAGTTGTGCGGTTTGGTAACTTTGTCTCAATtattaaagaaattatcCACTTCCAAGGATGTTTCTAGCATTAAAAGTCtgttctttgatttccGTAAGTTGAATAACTTTGATGACATCTCTTCCTATAACGCCGACAAGTCTCATAAGAAGATATTTGTTCGTTTCGATGTCAATACAACTTTGTCTGAGTTGaactctttctttgaaaagaactcAGCAGCTATCATTACTGAGGGTCTGAACCCAGTCCATATTGTCACAAAGGTGGATTTATTATCTTACTTGGccaaataa
- the DPC13 gene encoding Dpc13p (similar to uniprot|P0C5N3 Saccharomyces cerevisiae YGL041W-A Identified by expression profiling and mass spectrometry) has protein sequence MLSRSVFRSGLRAATFGAVTAQRSCRTIIPLLQNKRYASSWDKSPEDLDAHVKVQKLMDEIHSHPSIVESLENLNSIMREKKLIDPESNEPPSIMQMVKLMMDKDIREAMQKFKSEMDKSGINLGPDQLGPLMKVLGIEKK, from the coding sequence ATGTTATCGCGTTCTGTATTCCGTTCTGGGCTAAGAGCTGCCACATTTGGAGCAGTTACTGCTCAAAGAAGTTGTAGAACAATCATTCCTCTTCTACAAAACAAGAGATATGCTTCGTCATGGGACAAATCACCCGAGGATCTGGATGCTCATGTCAAAGTACAGAAACTTATGGACGAGATTCATTCCCATCCATCTATTGTGGAATCCTTGGAAAATCTTAACAGTATCATGCgagaaaagaagttaattGATCCAGAATCGAATGAACCTCCAAGTATCATGCAGATGGTAAAGCTTATGATGGATAAGGATATTAGAGAAGCTATGCAGAAATTCAAATCAGAGATGGACAAATCTGGCATAAATTTGGGTCCTGACCAACTAGGGCCTTTGATGAAAGTTCTAGGAATCGAAAAGAAGTaa
- the DST1 gene encoding transcription elongation factor DST1 (similar to uniprot|P07273 YGL043W Saccharomyces cerevisiae DST1 General transcription elongation factor TFIIS) has translation METKDVLEAVKGLEKNKNNNDVVFKILQSLDKDLKDVNEKLLRETKVGVVVNQFKKSSNPDIVKLVKKMILSWKDAVAREKKSKLSSNSSSTSNNNGTSGGEAVKKEKYVSKAPRNAKNDGVKTDIYGVKIRDMAIRALYDALAKESEHPPVAILDTVMSIETEMANLFNPESDEKGYRDKYRIIYSNIISKNNPDLKHRITNGEVSAKHLVTADPKDLAPEHLKKKIEEIEKQNLFNAQGATVERSVTDRFQCGKCKQRKVSYYQLQTRSADEPLTTFCTCENCGNRWKFS, from the coding sequence ATGGAAACCAAGGACGTTTTAGAAGCCGTCAAAGGATTagagaagaacaaaaataataatgatgTTGTGTTCAAGATTCTACAGTCATTAgataaagatttgaaagatgttaATGAGAAGCTTCTTAGAGAGACGAAAGTAGGGGTCGTAGTCAACCAATTTAAGAAATCTTCCAATCCAGACATCGTCaaattggtgaagaagatgattttatCCTGGAAAGATGCTGTGGCTcgtgaaaagaaaagcaaACTAAGCAGCAATTCCTCATCTACAAGTAACAATAATGGTACAAGCGGTGGAGAAGCAGTAAAGAAGGAGAAATATGTCAGCAAAGCTCCAAGAAATGCTAAGAACGACGGTGTGAAAACGGATATATATGGTGTCAAGATTAGAGATATGGCTATTAGGGCATTATATGATGCATTGGCAAAAGAAAGTGAACATCCTCCAGTAGCTATCCTAGATACAGTAATGAGTATTGAGACAGAAATGGCTAATCTGTTCAATCCCGAGTCTGACGAAAAGGGATATCGTGACAAATACAGAATAATTTACTCAAATATAATCTCCAAGAACAATCCAGATTTGAAACATAGAATTACGAATGGAGAAGTATCAGCCAAACATTTAGTGACTGCTGATCCTAAGGACTTGGCACCGGAACatttaaagaagaaaattgagGAAATTGAGAAACAGAATTTGTTTAATGCACAAGGTGCAACTGTAGAAAGATCAGTAACAGATAGATTCCAATGTGGCAAATgtaaacaaagaaaagtatCATACTACCAACTACAAACAAGATCTGCGGATGAACCTCTTACTACTTTTTGTACATGTGAGAATTGCGGTAATAGATGGAAGTTCTCGTAG
- the RNA15 gene encoding Rna15p (similar to uniprot|P25299 Saccharomyces cerevisiae YGL044C RNA15 Cleavage and polyadenylation factor I (CF I) component involved in cleavage and polyadenylation of mRNA 3' ends interacts with the A-rich polyadenylation signal in complex with Rna14p and Hrp1p), whose protein sequence is MNRGNPSRTVYLGSIPYDQTEQQILDLCQTIGPVTAMKMMFDPTTGKSKGYAFIEFKDLATSASAVRNLNGYTLGSRSLKCGYTTGSGINGSGSGPGDEEENGNMVEDVKFPWLPVGVDVNINMTTPAMCISSELGKLQKDQQMALLKVIQHFCKDDKETFVALLEEAPQLSYAIAELLLSNGVCSVDQLTQLAMASKQRPEEQTDNTVEDGLDEEKVDLLRQVLQLQDSDIAMLPQDEKMAVWELKQRAMKGEFGHL, encoded by the coding sequence ATGAACAGGGGAAATCCATCGCGCACAGTTTATTTAGGTTCGATACCGTATGACCAAACAGAACAACAAATATTAGACCTATGTCAGACGATAGGACCAGTAACGgcaatgaagatgatgtttGACCCAACGACGGGTAAATCTAAGGGTTATGCttttattgaattcaaagatttggCAACTTCGGCAAGTGCAGTTAGAAACTTGAACGGGTATACATTGGGTTCAAGATCGTTAAAGTGCGGATACACCACCGGTAGTGGCATAAACGGCAGCGGATCTGGCCCCGGAGATGAAGAGGAGAATGGAAACATGGTTGAGGATGTGAAGTTCCCATGGCTCCCGGTAGGGGTGGACGTTAACATCAATATGACTACACCAGCAATGTGTATCAGTAGTGAATTGGGGAAGCTACAAAAGGACCAACAGATGGCTCTACTAAAAGTAATCCAACATTTCTGTAAAGACGACAAGGAAACTTTCGTAGCACTCCTAGAAGAGGCACCTCAATTGAGCTATGCTATTGCGGAACTCCTGTTGAGTAACGGTGTGTGCAGTGTGGACCAATTGACACAATTGGCTATGGCGAGTAAACAAAGGCCAGAGGAACAGACTGATAACACAGTGGAAGACGGATTAGACGAAGAGAAAGTGGATCTTCTAAGGCAAGTTCTACAGCTACAGGATTCAGATATAGCAATGCTTCCGCAAGACGAAAAGATGGCAGTTTGGGAACTCAAACAGAGGGCAATGAAAGGTGAATTCGGTCATCTTTAA